The Streptomyces sp. NBC_01255 genome window below encodes:
- a CDS encoding excinuclease ABC subunit UvrA: MSQTPRTGKKAATPHAADQHDTIRVLGARENNLKDISIEIPKRRLTVFTGVSGSGKSSLVFDTIAAESQRLINETYSAFVQGFMPTLARPEVDVLEGLTTAIIVDQQRMGADPRSTVGTATDANAMLRILFSRLGKPHIGPPSAYAFNVPSVRASGAITVERGNKKAVRASFERTGGMCPRCEGRGSVSDIDLTQLYDDSKSLDEGALTIPGYTPGGWNYRLYSESGLVDPAKPIRKYTKKELHAFLHHEPTRMKIAGINMTYEGLIPRIQKSFLAKDKEGMQPHIRAFVDRAVTFTTCPECDGTRLSEGARASKIKKVSIADACAMQISDLAEWVRGLDEPSVAPLLTALRDTLVSFVEIGLGYLSLDRPAGTLSGGEAQRVKMIRHLGSSLTDVTYVFDEPTIGLHPHDIQRMNDLLLRLRDKGNTVLVVEHKPETIAIADHVVDLGPGAGTGGGTVCFEGTVEGLRAGDTITGRHFDDRSSVKDVVRTPTGTLEIRGASTHNLRDVDVDIPLGVLAVVTGVAGSGKSSLVHGSIPPGEDVVSVDQSAIRGSRRSNPATYTGLLEPIRKAFAKANGVKPALFSANSEGACPTCNGAGVIYTDLAMMAGVATTCEDCEGKRFQASVLEYHLGGKDISEVLAMSVTEAEDFFGDGDGEARTPAAHKILERLADVGLGYLSLGQPLTTLSGGERQRLKLATHMGDKGGIYVLDEPTTGLHLADVEQLLGLLDRLVDSGKSVIVVEHHQAVMAHADWIIDLGPGAGHDGGSIVFEGTPAKLVADRSTLTGEHLAAYVGA, from the coding sequence ATGAGCCAGACCCCGAGGACGGGTAAGAAGGCGGCCACGCCGCACGCCGCCGACCAGCACGACACGATCCGCGTGCTCGGCGCGCGCGAGAACAACCTGAAGGACATCAGCATCGAGATCCCGAAGCGCCGGCTCACGGTCTTCACGGGCGTCTCCGGCTCGGGCAAGAGCTCCCTCGTCTTCGACACGATCGCCGCGGAGTCCCAGCGGCTGATCAACGAGACGTACAGCGCCTTCGTCCAGGGCTTCATGCCGACCCTCGCCCGGCCGGAGGTCGACGTCCTCGAAGGGCTGACGACCGCGATCATCGTCGATCAGCAGCGGATGGGAGCCGACCCCCGCTCCACCGTCGGCACCGCCACCGACGCCAACGCGATGCTCCGCATCCTCTTCAGCCGCCTCGGGAAGCCCCACATCGGCCCGCCCAGCGCCTACGCCTTCAACGTCCCCTCGGTCCGGGCGAGCGGCGCGATCACCGTCGAGCGAGGGAACAAGAAGGCCGTACGGGCGAGCTTCGAGCGCACCGGCGGCATGTGTCCCCGCTGCGAGGGCCGGGGCTCCGTCTCCGACATCGACCTCACCCAGCTCTACGACGACTCCAAGTCGCTCGACGAGGGCGCGCTCACCATCCCCGGCTACACCCCGGGCGGCTGGAACTACCGCCTCTACAGCGAGTCGGGCCTCGTCGACCCGGCCAAGCCGATCCGCAAGTACACGAAGAAGGAACTGCACGCCTTCCTCCACCACGAGCCGACCCGCATGAAGATCGCGGGCATCAACATGACGTACGAAGGGTTGATCCCGCGGATCCAGAAGTCCTTCCTGGCCAAGGACAAGGAGGGCATGCAGCCGCACATCCGGGCGTTCGTCGACCGGGCGGTCACCTTCACCACGTGCCCCGAGTGCGACGGCACCCGGCTCAGCGAGGGGGCCCGGGCGTCGAAGATCAAGAAGGTCAGCATCGCCGACGCCTGCGCCATGCAGATCAGCGACCTGGCCGAGTGGGTCCGCGGGCTCGACGAGCCCTCGGTGGCGCCGCTGCTCACCGCCCTGCGGGACACCCTCGTCTCGTTCGTGGAGATCGGCCTCGGCTACCTCTCGCTCGACCGGCCCGCGGGCACGCTGTCGGGTGGCGAGGCACAGCGCGTCAAGATGATCCGGCACCTCGGCTCCTCGCTCACCGACGTCACGTACGTCTTCGACGAGCCGACCATCGGCCTGCACCCCCACGACATCCAGCGGATGAACGACCTGCTGCTCCGCCTGCGCGACAAGGGCAACACGGTGCTCGTCGTGGAGCACAAGCCGGAGACGATCGCGATCGCCGACCACGTCGTCGACCTCGGCCCCGGCGCCGGTACGGGCGGCGGCACCGTCTGCTTCGAAGGCACCGTCGAGGGGCTGCGGGCGGGCGACACCATCACCGGACGGCACTTCGACGACCGGTCCTCCGTCAAGGACGTGGTCCGGACACCCACCGGCACGCTGGAGATCCGCGGCGCGTCCACGCACAACCTCCGCGACGTCGACGTCGACATCCCGCTCGGCGTGCTCGCCGTCGTCACCGGCGTCGCCGGCTCCGGCAAGAGCTCGCTCGTACACGGTTCGATCCCGCCCGGCGAGGACGTCGTCTCCGTCGACCAGAGCGCCATCCGCGGCTCGCGCCGGAGCAACCCGGCGACGTACACCGGACTGCTCGAACCGATCCGCAAGGCCTTCGCCAAGGCCAACGGCGTGAAGCCGGCGCTGTTCAGCGCCAACTCCGAGGGCGCGTGCCCGACCTGCAACGGCGCGGGCGTCATCTACACCGACCTGGCGATGATGGCCGGGGTCGCGACCACCTGCGAGGACTGCGAGGGCAAGCGGTTCCAGGCCTCGGTCCTGGAGTACCACCTCGGTGGCAAGGACATCAGCGAGGTGCTCGCGATGTCGGTGACCGAGGCCGAGGACTTCTTCGGCGACGGCGACGGTGAGGCGCGCACGCCGGCCGCGCACAAGATCCTCGAACGCCTCGCCGACGTCGGCCTCGGCTACCTCAGCCTCGGGCAGCCGCTCACCACGCTCTCCGGCGGCGAGCGGCAACGGCTCAAGCTGGCCACGCACATGGGCGACAAGGGCGGGATCTACGTCCTCGACGAGCCGACCACCGGTCTGCACCTCGCCGACGTCGAACAGCTCCTCGGCCTGCTCGACCGGCTCGTCGACTCCGGCAAGTCCGTCATCGTCGTCGAGCACCACCAGGCGGTCATGGCCCACGCCGACTGGATCATCGACCTCGGCCCGGGCGCCGGCCACGACGGCGGTTCGATCGTCTTCGAGGGCACGCCCGCGAAGCTCGTCGCCGACCGCTCCACCCTCACCGGCGAACACCTCGCGGCGTACGTGGGCGCCTGA
- a CDS encoding D-alanyl-D-alanine carboxypeptidase family protein: MIVTSAVRHAAAGTAALLFVLPAPAATASPAPPLSPAAGSSVDEPTPPAPRFVDPARLDRRGTQVQRLPGAPSVPDVSALSWVVADASSGEVLAARNAHRKLPPASTLKALFALTALPHNEPSDQHTVADSELTGIGAGSSLVGIKEGYTYKVSDLWNGVFLSSGNDAVHVLAAMNGGWESMSRQMQAKARSLGARDTHVVSPDGYDAPGQVSSAYDLAVFGRAGLQDPVFTRYCSTRYADFPAGSWSYGIANTNRLLTGADGVARYPGLLGIKNGYTTNAGNTLISAARRGDRTLVVSVMNPQGGGGLAVYEEARSLLDWGFEAAGRVQAVGSLLPGRPKAAAEAGGRATAAARAAGRADETVSVAAGGAPRAGAEAVAAAHEGFAREDTPSGPSGPSAGIPLALVGSACAAALALWAWRRRAAHHQV, translated from the coding sequence ATGATCGTCACGTCAGCTGTCCGTCATGCTGCCGCCGGTACCGCGGCGCTGCTGTTCGTGCTGCCCGCTCCGGCGGCCACGGCCTCCCCCGCTCCTCCCCTCTCCCCCGCCGCCGGCTCCTCCGTGGACGAGCCGACTCCGCCCGCACCGCGGTTCGTCGACCCGGCCCGGCTCGACCGGCGGGGCACGCAGGTGCAGCGGCTGCCGGGCGCACCCTCCGTACCGGACGTCTCCGCGCTGTCGTGGGTGGTGGCGGACGCGTCCTCGGGCGAGGTGCTCGCCGCGCGGAACGCCCACCGGAAGCTGCCGCCCGCCAGCACCCTCAAGGCGCTCTTCGCGCTCACGGCGCTCCCCCACAACGAACCCTCCGACCAGCACACCGTGGCCGATTCCGAGCTGACCGGAATCGGGGCGGGCAGCAGTCTCGTCGGGATCAAGGAGGGGTACACCTACAAGGTGTCCGACCTGTGGAACGGGGTCTTCCTCAGCTCGGGGAACGACGCCGTGCACGTCCTGGCCGCGATGAACGGCGGCTGGGAGTCGATGTCCCGGCAGATGCAGGCGAAGGCCCGCTCCCTCGGGGCGCGGGACACCCATGTGGTCTCCCCGGACGGGTACGACGCGCCCGGGCAGGTGTCCTCCGCGTACGACCTCGCGGTCTTCGGACGGGCCGGGCTCCAGGATCCCGTCTTCACCCGGTACTGCTCCACGCGGTACGCGGACTTCCCCGCGGGTTCCTGGTCGTACGGCATCGCCAACACCAACCGGCTCCTCACGGGCGCGGACGGCGTGGCCCGCTACCCGGGGCTCCTCGGCATCAAGAACGGCTACACGACGAACGCGGGCAACACGCTGATCTCCGCCGCACGCCGGGGCGACCGGACGCTGGTCGTCTCGGTGATGAACCCGCAGGGCGGCGGCGGGCTCGCCGTCTACGAGGAGGCGCGCTCGCTGCTCGACTGGGGCTTCGAGGCCGCGGGGCGGGTGCAGGCGGTGGGCTCGCTGCTGCCGGGCCGGCCGAAGGCCGCGGCCGAGGCGGGCGGTCGGGCCACGGCGGCGGCGCGTGCCGCGGGCCGCGCGGACGAGACCGTCTCCGTCGCCGCCGGCGGAGCTCCGCGCGCCGGGGCCGAGGCGGTGGCGGCGGCCCACGAGGGCTTCGCGCGCGAGGACACGCCGTCGGGCCCGTCGGGCCCGTCGGCCGGGATTCCGCTGGCACTGGTGGGCTCGGCCTGCGCGGCGGCCCTCGCGCTCTGGGCCTGGCGGCGCCGGGCGGCCCACCACCAGGTCTGA
- a CDS encoding NAD-binding protein: MIVCGDDALAHRLAGELHGVYGERVTLLVPVRPDAPVTPTARTGRALALFGRVTAAVTRTTTAAAGAGAAGAIGGDPDGSEPTGTLRVVEAAEADDRALTDAGVERAAALALVHEDDETNIRAALTARRLNPRLRLVIRLYNRKLGQHLETLLDQAAAVAEPGLDPEKLDAATTVLSDVDTAAPGLAAAAVAGTSKVVQAGGLLLHAVERTPPEGEAPDPGRCTLALLSATVGDPAGCEGSERSGDEGPRLLPDDRTVAAATGRATVTLEAVTPAAPTVPSGRFGGTGLPVASLFSRRLRWSLGGAVAAVLALTLASTFTTGDHPLHAAYLTLLDIFAIGDPAVGEATSRQVLQILAGFVGLLLLPVIVAALLEGLGTFRTATTLRRPPRGLHGHVVLLGLGKVGTRVLARLRRMDIPVVCVESDPEARGIAVARRLRVPTVIGDVTEEGVLEAARIHRAHALLALTSVDITNLEAALSARSVTPDLRVVLRLYDDDFATAVYRTLRTAHPEALTRSRSVSHLAAPAFAGAMMGRQVLGAVPVERRVLLFAAVDVADHPLLEDRTVAEAFTPGAWRVIALDRSPSAYGAYGVPSGAGTPARGQDWRLAPERVLGRGDRVIVAATRRGLAELLGRGGATAHRTAEAHASDNSPQSEARQGRTHE, from the coding sequence ATGATCGTCTGCGGGGACGACGCGCTCGCCCACCGCCTCGCGGGCGAACTGCACGGGGTGTACGGAGAGCGGGTCACCCTCCTCGTGCCGGTACGGCCCGACGCCCCGGTCACCCCCACCGCCCGCACCGGCCGGGCCCTCGCCCTGTTCGGGCGAGTCACCGCCGCCGTCACCCGTACCACCACCGCTGCCGCCGGGGCCGGGGCCGCGGGCGCGATCGGAGGTGACCCGGACGGCAGCGAGCCGACCGGTACCCTGCGGGTCGTCGAAGCCGCGGAGGCCGACGACCGGGCCCTGACGGACGCCGGAGTCGAGCGCGCCGCCGCGCTCGCCCTCGTCCACGAGGACGACGAGACCAACATCCGGGCGGCGCTCACCGCCCGCCGCCTCAACCCCCGGCTGCGTCTGGTCATCCGGCTCTACAACCGCAAGCTCGGCCAGCACCTCGAAACGCTCCTCGACCAGGCCGCGGCCGTCGCGGAACCGGGCCTCGACCCCGAGAAGCTCGACGCCGCCACCACTGTCCTGTCCGACGTCGACACGGCGGCCCCGGGGCTCGCCGCCGCGGCCGTCGCGGGCACCAGCAAGGTCGTCCAGGCCGGCGGACTCCTGCTGCACGCCGTAGAGCGGACCCCGCCCGAGGGCGAGGCCCCCGACCCCGGCCGGTGCACCCTCGCGCTGCTCTCCGCCACGGTCGGCGACCCGGCGGGCTGCGAGGGCTCCGAGCGCAGCGGCGACGAGGGCCCGCGCCTCCTCCCGGACGACCGCACGGTGGCCGCCGCCACGGGCAGGGCCACCGTCACCCTCGAAGCGGTCACCCCGGCCGCCCCGACCGTCCCGTCCGGTCGCTTCGGCGGCACGGGACTGCCCGTCGCCTCGCTCTTCTCCCGCCGCCTGCGCTGGTCCCTCGGCGGCGCGGTCGCCGCCGTCCTCGCCCTGACCCTCGCCTCCACCTTCACCACCGGCGACCACCCGCTGCACGCCGCCTATCTGACGCTCCTCGACATCTTCGCGATCGGCGACCCGGCCGTCGGGGAGGCGACCAGCCGTCAGGTCCTCCAGATCCTGGCCGGGTTCGTCGGACTGCTCCTGCTGCCCGTGATCGTCGCCGCCCTCCTCGAAGGCCTCGGGACCTTCCGCACGGCGACCACCCTGCGACGGCCGCCGCGCGGACTCCACGGCCACGTCGTTCTCCTCGGCCTGGGCAAGGTCGGCACCCGGGTCCTCGCCAGGCTCCGCCGGATGGACATCCCGGTCGTGTGCGTCGAGTCCGACCCGGAGGCGCGCGGCATCGCCGTGGCGCGGCGGCTGCGGGTTCCCACGGTCATCGGCGACGTCACGGAGGAAGGCGTCCTGGAGGCCGCCCGCATCCACCGCGCCCACGCCCTCCTCGCCCTGACCAGCGTCGACATCACCAATCTGGAGGCCGCTCTCTCCGCCCGCTCCGTCACCCCCGACCTGCGGGTCGTGCTCCGCCTGTACGACGACGACTTCGCCACCGCCGTCTACCGCACCCTGCGCACCGCCCACCCCGAGGCGCTCACCCGGAGCCGCAGCGTCTCCCACCTCGCCGCGCCCGCCTTCGCCGGGGCCATGATGGGCCGCCAGGTCCTCGGAGCCGTCCCCGTGGAGCGTCGCGTCCTGCTCTTCGCCGCCGTCGACGTCGCGGACCACCCGCTCCTGGAGGACCGCACGGTCGCCGAGGCCTTCACGCCCGGAGCGTGGCGGGTGATCGCCCTCGACCGGAGCCCCTCCGCGTACGGCGCCTACGGCGTCCCGTCCGGCGCCGGGACACCGGCCCGGGGCCAGGACTGGCGCCTCGCCCCGGAGCGGGTCCTCGGCCGGGGCGACCGGGTGATCGTGGCCGCGACCCGCCGGGGCCTGGCCGAACTCCTCGGCCGCGGGGGAGCGACGGCTCACCGCACCGCCGAAGCCCATGCATCGGACAACTCCCCACAATCCGAGGCGCGTCAGGGTCGGACACATGAATGA
- a CDS encoding NAD(P)H-binding protein translates to MILVTGATGNIGSALVKELRACGAGPLRALSRNAAQAAFPEGVEAVEGDFAEPASLKRALEGVRSLFLVSRVGPDADILEAARQAGVAHVVLVSSITVQTHPHLGPAAENAAVEQLLRNSGMAWTILRPTQFASNARMWAGSIRGHETVRAPYAETALPTIHPADIASVARVALTEPGHQGRVYALTGPEPVSARQQVEAIAAALGREVPFAEISRQEAHAHMAAVFGAEAADAVLDVTGGDVNDELLTVRDTVSQVTGVPARPFRQWAAENAAAFR, encoded by the coding sequence ATGATCCTCGTGACCGGAGCCACCGGAAACATAGGCAGTGCGCTGGTGAAGGAGCTGCGAGCGTGCGGTGCGGGGCCGCTGAGGGCACTCAGCCGGAATGCCGCGCAGGCCGCCTTCCCCGAGGGGGTCGAGGCCGTGGAGGGCGATTTCGCGGAGCCGGCGTCGTTGAAGCGTGCGCTGGAGGGGGTGCGCTCGCTGTTCCTCGTGTCGCGCGTGGGTCCGGACGCCGACATCCTCGAAGCCGCCCGGCAGGCGGGTGTGGCGCACGTGGTGCTGGTGTCGTCGATCACCGTCCAGACCCATCCGCACCTCGGCCCCGCCGCCGAGAACGCGGCGGTCGAGCAGCTGCTCCGGAACAGCGGTATGGCCTGGACGATCCTGCGGCCGACGCAGTTCGCGTCGAACGCCCGGATGTGGGCGGGCTCCATCCGTGGCCACGAGACGGTCCGCGCGCCCTATGCCGAGACCGCTCTGCCCACCATCCATCCTGCGGACATCGCGTCGGTGGCACGGGTCGCGTTGACCGAGCCCGGCCACCAGGGGCGCGTGTACGCCCTGACCGGTCCGGAGCCGGTGTCCGCCCGGCAGCAGGTCGAGGCCATCGCGGCCGCTCTCGGCCGGGAGGTCCCCTTCGCCGAGATCAGCCGGCAGGAGGCCCACGCGCACATGGCGGCGGTCTTCGGGGCCGAGGCCGCCGACGCGGTGCTCGACGTGACGGGTGGAGACGTCAACGACGAGCTTCTGACGGTGCGTGACACGGTGTCGCAGGTCACCGGAGTACCGGCCCGGCCGTTCCGGCAGTGGGCTGCGGAGAACGCCGCCGCCTTCCGCTGA
- a CDS encoding outer membrane protein assembly factor BamB family protein has protein sequence MDHLLRRCAVGVAALLALLAGCGGSGGSGEPSARDDSRASSSAPPTTPTATPEESEAASLTAYDPPTRFEEHGGIRAPGLRNVALDGRKAYSFAGDRLVAWDLAGGEEIGTVEAGTPTSSVRDPAPYPPGLGTVEGKRYAVAAFRTSTKGAGSAEDAVGVEVVAMDAETGREAWRTQWDLPAYDESYLVTYVAGVAGRTAVVVSHGEYRYPVTYGIDLVTHKVTWRAPDFKAQLVQGTRVIGQKRGAEDALALAAVDGGTGRYVWTGMAVGKDWSARAFAPDRIWVGDPEGRAVVDSATGEDKKYEGFGEKLHSITDCMDDQLKSTFCFSRTVKGGEISAYARTGKRLWRVGGPSDGSGRKEMRLESAFRGAVYVYVSDGPYKPIVLDGATGADKITDLAVAPQLTNAYVGLVVVGGEIKVYRATG, from the coding sequence GTGGACCACCTCTTGCGTCGGTGTGCCGTCGGTGTCGCCGCCCTGCTCGCCCTGCTCGCCGGCTGCGGTGGCAGTGGCGGCAGTGGCGAGCCGTCCGCGCGCGACGACTCCCGGGCCTCCTCCTCCGCGCCCCCGACGACCCCCACCGCCACCCCCGAGGAGTCCGAGGCGGCGTCGCTCACCGCGTACGATCCGCCCACCCGTTTCGAGGAGCACGGCGGTATCCGCGCGCCGGGGCTGCGGAACGTCGCGCTCGACGGTCGGAAGGCGTACTCCTTCGCCGGGGACAGGCTCGTTGCCTGGGACCTCGCCGGCGGGGAGGAGATCGGGACCGTCGAGGCCGGGACGCCGACCTCCTCGGTTCGTGACCCCGCGCCGTACCCCCCGGGGCTCGGTACCGTCGAGGGCAAGCGGTACGCGGTCGCCGCCTTCCGGACCAGCACGAAGGGTGCGGGAAGTGCCGAGGACGCCGTCGGCGTCGAGGTCGTCGCGATGGACGCCGAGACCGGCCGGGAGGCATGGCGGACGCAATGGGACCTTCCGGCGTACGACGAGTCGTATCTCGTCACCTACGTCGCCGGGGTCGCCGGCCGCACGGCGGTCGTCGTGTCCCACGGTGAGTACCGCTACCCCGTGACCTACGGGATCGATCTCGTCACCCACAAGGTGACCTGGCGCGCTCCCGACTTCAAGGCGCAGCTGGTGCAAGGGACCCGCGTCATCGGCCAGAAGCGCGGAGCGGAGGACGCGCTCGCACTGGCGGCCGTCGACGGCGGGACCGGCCGGTACGTCTGGACGGGCATGGCGGTCGGCAAGGACTGGTCGGCCAGAGCGTTCGCGCCGGACCGGATCTGGGTCGGGGACCCGGAAGGCCGGGCCGTGGTCGACAGCGCTACCGGCGAGGACAAGAAGTACGAGGGCTTCGGCGAGAAGCTGCACAGCATCACGGACTGCATGGACGACCAGCTCAAGAGCACCTTCTGCTTCTCCCGCACGGTCAAGGGCGGCGAGATCTCCGCTTACGCCCGGACCGGCAAGCGCCTGTGGCGCGTGGGCGGCCCCTCGGACGGCTCGGGACGCAAGGAGATGCGCCTGGAGTCCGCGTTCCGCGGGGCGGTCTACGTCTACGTCAGCGACGGCCCCTACAAGCCGATCGTGCTGGACGGTGCGACCGGGGCCGACAAGATCACTGATCTCGCTGTGGCTCCGCAGCTGACCAACGCGTACGTGGGGCTGGTCGTCGTGGGGGGCGAGATCAAGGTCTACCGAGCCACAGGCTGA
- a CDS encoding NUDIX domain-containing protein, producing MSAKRSAGLLVFRHTAGKGVEVLIGHMGGPLWASREQEAWSIPKGEYEPDEAPEAAARREFLEELGLPAPEGAWIDLGESRQRSGKTVTVWAVEGDLDPAAAVPGTFTMEWPPRSGVRREFPEIDRVGWFTPEAAAPLLVTGQLVFLDRLTEHLGAPA from the coding sequence ATGTCGGCGAAACGCAGCGCGGGTCTTCTGGTCTTCCGTCACACGGCGGGCAAGGGCGTCGAGGTCCTCATCGGCCACATGGGCGGCCCGCTCTGGGCCTCCCGGGAGCAGGAGGCCTGGTCGATCCCCAAGGGGGAGTACGAACCGGACGAGGCTCCCGAGGCGGCGGCGCGGCGGGAGTTCCTGGAGGAGCTGGGGCTGCCGGCCCCCGAGGGCGCGTGGATCGACCTCGGGGAGTCCCGCCAGCGCAGCGGGAAGACCGTCACCGTCTGGGCGGTCGAGGGGGACCTCGACCCGGCGGCGGCGGTCCCCGGCACGTTCACCATGGAGTGGCCGCCCCGGTCCGGTGTCCGCCGGGAGTTCCCTGAGATCGACCGGGTCGGCTGGTTCACCCCGGAGGCAGCCGCTCCCCTGCTGGTCACCGGCCAGCTTGTCTTCCTGGACCGGCTGACGGAACATCTCGGGGCACCGGCCTGA
- a CDS encoding FAD-dependent oxidoreductase — protein MNRTVDVLVVGAGPAGLAAAARLAAAGAGRVEVLERERAAGGVPRHCGHPGFGADRRGRPLDGPAYARRAVRAALRAGAVVRTGVSATGWAGPLTLDVTAPTGLERIRAGAVVLATGTRERPRSARLVPGSRPAGVLTTGELQQTVRMFGPGDERVRERVGRRAVVVGGEPVARHAVRALRGAGVEVAAVVTELPRAAHGFGPVPVLTRTAVTELLGRGRLTGVAVRGRGGGTSVLRCDTVVFTGDWIPDHELARARGLAMAPDTRGPVTDGSYRTVEPGVFAAGNLLRGVEPARVAAAEGRAAADAVLDLLAGRHRPAEGVPVVTEGPLRWVTPGLLDAVAATVLVRPDRHLVRPLLTVTQGGVPLRRERLRGSLAPWRSVRLGPEWTRGMDPAGGPVVIGAEE, from the coding sequence GTGAACCGGACGGTCGACGTGCTCGTCGTGGGCGCGGGACCCGCCGGGCTCGCCGCCGCCGCGCGCCTGGCGGCGGCGGGCGCGGGACGGGTCGAGGTGCTGGAGCGGGAGCGCGCGGCCGGGGGCGTACCGCGGCACTGCGGGCACCCCGGGTTCGGGGCGGACCGCCGGGGGCGGCCGCTGGACGGCCCCGCGTACGCGCGCCGCGCGGTCCGGGCGGCGCTCCGCGCCGGGGCCGTCGTCCGCACCGGGGTCTCCGCCACCGGCTGGGCCGGACCGCTCACCCTGGACGTCACGGCGCCGACGGGGCTCGAACGGATCCGGGCGGGCGCCGTGGTCCTCGCGACGGGGACACGCGAACGCCCGCGCAGCGCACGGCTCGTACCCGGATCGAGGCCCGCCGGGGTGCTGACCACCGGGGAACTCCAGCAGACGGTAAGGATGTTCGGGCCCGGCGACGAGCGCGTGCGCGAGCGCGTCGGGCGTCGGGCGGTGGTCGTCGGCGGTGAGCCGGTGGCCCGGCACGCGGTGCGGGCGCTGCGCGGGGCAGGCGTGGAGGTGGCCGCGGTCGTCACCGAACTCCCGCGAGCGGCCCACGGCTTCGGGCCCGTACCCGTCCTCACTCGGACAGCGGTGACCGAACTGCTGGGACGGGGGCGGCTGACCGGGGTCGCGGTCCGGGGGCGGGGAGGAGGGACGTCCGTACTGCGCTGCGACACCGTGGTGTTCACCGGGGACTGGATCCCCGACCACGAGCTGGCCCGGGCGCGCGGTCTCGCCATGGCGCCGGACACCCGCGGGCCCGTCACGGACGGCTCGTACCGCACGGTCGAGCCGGGGGTCTTCGCCGCAGGCAACCTCCTGCGCGGGGTGGAACCGGCGCGGGTGGCCGCCGCCGAGGGCCGCGCGGCCGCCGACGCCGTCCTCGACCTGCTCGCCGGGCGGCACCGCCCCGCCGAGGGAGTGCCGGTGGTGACGGAGGGACCCCTGCGGTGGGTGACACCCGGTCTCCTCGACGCGGTGGCCGCCACCGTGCTCGTCAGGCCGGACCGGCATCTCGTACGCCCCCTCCTGACCGTCACCCAGGGGGGTGTACCGCTCCGGCGGGAGCGGCTGCGCGGGTCGCTCGCGCCGTGGCGTTCGGTGCGGCTGGGTCCGGAGTGGACGCGCGGGATGGATCCCGCGGGCGGTCCGGTGGTGATCGGCGCGGAGGAGTGA
- a CDS encoding FAD-dependent oxidoreductase, producing MSVTRTGPLPTGREAEYDVVVVGAGVVGCAIARALARHPLRIALVEASSDVGDGTSKANTAILHTGFDAVPGTLEARLVREGHRLLGAFAGEAGIPVEPLGALLVAWDEQQLAALPRLAEKAVRNGHRTTRLLSADELPSREPHLGPGALAALAVPGESVICPWTTTLAYATQAVRSGVDLYLGCRVEKVRTGDPWHRLVTRRGVLRTRHLVNACGLHADAFDALLDRRDFTVTPRRGQLLVFDKFARDLVRHILLPVPGPLGKGVLVSPTVYGNVMLGPTAEDLDDKSATGTTAEGLAGLREQGGRIVPALLDEEVTAVYAGLRAATGQEDYRCAAHPGLRYVTVGGIRSTGLTASLALAEHVLGLLADCGLDPGPERPLAPIRMPNLGEAFPRPYRDAELIARDPEFGMVVCHCERVTRGEIRAAYASAIPPAGPDGLRRRTRARGGRCQGHFCGAEVRALSEEYGKGAR from the coding sequence GTGAGCGTCACCCGCACGGGCCCGCTGCCGACGGGCCGGGAGGCCGAGTACGACGTCGTGGTCGTCGGCGCGGGGGTCGTCGGCTGCGCCATCGCGCGCGCCCTCGCCCGCCATCCGCTGCGGATCGCGCTCGTGGAAGCCTCGAGCGACGTCGGCGACGGCACCTCGAAGGCCAACACGGCCATTCTGCACACCGGTTTCGACGCCGTCCCGGGCACGCTCGAAGCCCGGCTCGTCCGCGAGGGGCACCGGCTGCTCGGCGCGTTCGCCGGGGAGGCGGGCATTCCCGTCGAGCCGCTCGGCGCGCTGCTCGTCGCCTGGGACGAGCAGCAGCTGGCGGCGCTCCCCCGCCTCGCGGAGAAGGCCGTGCGCAACGGCCACCGCACGACCCGACTGCTCTCCGCCGACGAACTTCCGTCCCGTGAGCCCCACTTGGGTCCGGGCGCGCTCGCCGCGCTCGCCGTGCCGGGCGAGTCGGTGATCTGCCCGTGGACGACCACCCTCGCCTACGCGACGCAGGCCGTGCGGTCGGGCGTCGACCTCTACCTCGGCTGCCGGGTGGAGAAGGTCCGTACCGGCGATCCCTGGCACCGGCTCGTCACCCGGCGCGGGGTGCTGCGGACCCGCCACCTGGTGAACGCCTGCGGGCTCCACGCGGATGCCTTCGACGCGCTCCTGGACCGCCGCGACTTCACCGTGACCCCGCGCCGGGGCCAGCTGCTCGTCTTCGACAAGTTCGCCCGCGACCTGGTCCGGCACATCCTCCTCCCCGTCCCCGGACCGCTCGGCAAGGGCGTGCTCGTCTCCCCCACGGTGTACGGGAACGTCATGCTCGGGCCGACCGCCGAGGACCTCGACGACAAGTCCGCGACCGGCACGACGGCGGAGGGGCTCGCCGGGCTCCGCGAGCAGGGCGGCCGCATCGTTCCCGCGCTCCTCGACGAGGAGGTCACGGCGGTCTACGCGGGGCTGCGGGCCGCCACCGGACAGGAGGACTACCGGTGCGCGGCTCACCCCGGGCTGCGGTACGTCACGGTCGGCGGGATCCGCTCCACCGGGCTCACCGCCTCCCTGGCGCTCGCCGAGCACGTCCTGGGACTCCTCGCCGACTGCGGCCTCGACCCCGGGCCCGAGCGTCCGCTCGCCCCGATCCGCATGCCGAATCTCGGCGAGGCCTTCCCGCGCCCGTACCGCGACGCCGAACTCATCGCGCGGGATCCGGAGTTCGGGATGGTCGTCTGCCACTGCGAGCGGGTGACGCGCGGCGAGATCCGGGCCGCCTACGCGTCGGCGATCCCCCCGGCGGGCCCGGACGGACTGCGGCGCCGGACACGCGCCCGGGGCGGGCGGTGCCAGGGCCACTTCTGCGGCGCGGAGGTGCGGGCGTTGAGCGAGGAGTACGGGAAGGGGGCCCGGTGA